Proteins from one Mycolicibacter virginiensis genomic window:
- a CDS encoding succinate dehydrogenase/fumarate reductase iron-sulfur subunit, whose protein sequence is MTHNAHLRVWRGDVDGGGLEDFEVEVNEGEVVLDVIHRLQATQTPDLAVRWNCKAGKCGSCSAEINGFPRLMCMTRMSMFDPAETITVTPVRTFPVVRDLVTDVSFNYEKAREMPAFKPPADLKPGEYRMQQVDVERSQEFRKCIECFLCQNVCHVIRDHEENKPRFSGPRMFIRLAELDMHPLDAADRRDFAQDDAGLGLCNITKCCTEVCPEHITITDNAIIPMKERVVGNRYDPVVWLGRKIFRRKAD, encoded by the coding sequence ATGACACACAACGCCCACCTGCGAGTCTGGCGTGGTGACGTTGACGGCGGTGGACTTGAAGACTTCGAGGTCGAGGTCAACGAGGGCGAGGTGGTGCTCGACGTCATCCATCGCCTGCAGGCCACCCAGACCCCGGATCTGGCGGTGCGCTGGAACTGCAAGGCCGGCAAGTGCGGATCGTGTTCGGCGGAGATCAACGGATTCCCGCGATTGATGTGTATGACGCGGATGTCGATGTTCGACCCGGCCGAAACGATCACCGTCACCCCGGTGCGGACCTTCCCGGTGGTTCGGGACCTGGTCACCGATGTCTCGTTCAACTACGAGAAGGCCCGCGAGATGCCGGCTTTCAAGCCGCCGGCGGATCTCAAGCCCGGCGAGTACCGGATGCAGCAGGTCGATGTGGAGCGCTCCCAGGAGTTCCGCAAGTGCATCGAATGCTTCCTGTGCCAGAACGTCTGCCACGTCATCCGAGACCACGAGGAGAACAAGCCACGGTTCTCCGGGCCGCGGATGTTCATCCGACTCGCGGAGTTGGACATGCACCCGCTGGACGCCGCCGACCGGCGTGACTTCGCCCAGGACGACGCCGGGCTCGGATTGTGCAACATCACCAAGTGCTGCACCGAGGTCTGCCCGGAGCACATCACGATCACCGACAACGCCATCATCCCGATGAAGGAACGGGTGGTCGGAAACCGCTATGACCCGGTCGTCTGGCTCGGTCGAAAGATCTTCCGCCGCAAGGCCGACTGA
- a CDS encoding fumarate reductase/succinate dehydrogenase flavoprotein subunit yields the protein MVEVERHSYDVVVIGAGGAGLRAVIEAREQGLSVAVVCKSLFGKAHTVMAEGGCAASMGNVNSKDNWQVHFRDTMRGGKFLNNWRMAELHAREAPERVWELETYGALFDRTPDGKINQRNFGGHTYPRLAHVGDRTGLELIRTMQQKVVSLQQDDYAEFGDYEARIKIFHECTITELLKDEATGAISGAFGYWRESGNFVLFEAPAVVLATGGIGKSFKVTSNSWEYTGDGHALALRAGATLINMEFVQFHPTGMVWPPSVKGILVTEGVRGDGGVLKNSDGTRFMFDYIPPVFKGQYAETEQEADQWLKDNDSARRTPDLLPRDEVARAINSEVKAGRGSPHGGVFLDIASRLTPEEIKRRLPSMYHQFMQLAEVDITKDAMEVGPTCHYVMGGIEVDPDTGAAAVPGLFAAGECSGGMHGSNRLGGNSLSDLLVFGRRAGLGAAQYVQGLGTRPAVTPAALEAAAELALAPFHGPAGGGTPENPYTLHAELQQSMNDLVGIIRNAGELEQALVRLAEFKARFAAVTVDGGRHYNPGWHLAVDLRNMLLVSECVAKAALQRTESRGGHTRDDHPGMDANWRKTLLVCRVTDSSAVPDITITPEPQTGMREDLLELFEISELEKYYTDQELAQHPGRRA from the coding sequence ATGGTTGAAGTCGAACGGCACTCCTACGACGTGGTCGTGATCGGTGCCGGGGGCGCTGGCCTGCGCGCGGTGATCGAAGCCCGCGAACAGGGCTTGAGCGTTGCGGTGGTGTGTAAGTCGCTGTTCGGCAAGGCGCACACCGTGATGGCCGAGGGTGGTTGCGCGGCGTCAATGGGCAACGTCAACTCCAAGGACAACTGGCAGGTGCACTTCCGCGACACCATGCGCGGCGGGAAGTTCCTCAACAACTGGCGGATGGCCGAGTTGCACGCCCGGGAAGCACCCGAGCGGGTCTGGGAGCTGGAGACCTACGGTGCGCTGTTCGACCGCACCCCCGACGGAAAGATCAACCAGCGCAACTTCGGCGGCCACACCTATCCGCGGTTGGCCCACGTCGGTGACCGCACCGGCCTGGAGTTGATCCGCACCATGCAGCAGAAAGTGGTCTCGCTGCAGCAGGACGACTACGCCGAATTCGGTGACTACGAGGCCCGGATCAAAATCTTCCACGAGTGCACCATCACCGAACTGCTCAAAGACGAAGCTACCGGAGCTATTTCGGGCGCGTTCGGCTACTGGCGTGAAAGCGGCAACTTCGTGTTGTTCGAAGCGCCGGCAGTGGTGCTGGCCACCGGCGGCATCGGCAAATCGTTCAAGGTGACGTCGAATTCCTGGGAGTACACCGGCGACGGCCACGCGCTGGCGCTGCGCGCCGGCGCGACGCTGATCAACATGGAGTTCGTCCAGTTCCACCCGACCGGGATGGTGTGGCCGCCCAGCGTGAAGGGGATCCTGGTCACCGAGGGCGTCCGCGGCGACGGCGGAGTACTCAAAAACTCCGACGGAACCCGGTTCATGTTCGACTACATCCCGCCGGTGTTCAAGGGTCAGTACGCCGAGACCGAGCAAGAGGCCGATCAGTGGCTCAAGGACAATGACTCGGCCCGCCGCACCCCGGACCTGCTGCCCCGTGACGAGGTGGCCCGCGCCATCAACTCCGAGGTCAAGGCCGGACGCGGTTCGCCGCACGGCGGAGTGTTCCTCGACATCGCCTCTCGGCTGACACCCGAAGAGATCAAGCGCCGGCTGCCGTCGATGTACCACCAGTTCATGCAGCTCGCCGAGGTCGACATCACCAAGGACGCAATGGAAGTCGGCCCCACCTGCCACTACGTGATGGGTGGCATCGAAGTGGACCCGGACACCGGCGCGGCGGCGGTACCCGGACTGTTCGCCGCCGGCGAATGCTCCGGCGGGATGCACGGTTCCAACCGACTGGGCGGCAACTCCCTGTCGGACCTGCTGGTGTTCGGCCGTCGCGCCGGTTTGGGCGCGGCGCAGTACGTGCAGGGGCTGGGCACTCGACCGGCCGTGACACCGGCAGCGCTGGAGGCCGCGGCCGAGTTGGCACTGGCGCCGTTCCACGGTCCAGCCGGCGGTGGGACACCGGAGAACCCCTACACCCTGCACGCCGAGTTGCAACAGTCGATGAACGACCTGGTCGGCATCATCCGCAATGCCGGCGAGCTGGAGCAGGCCCTGGTCCGCCTTGCCGAGTTCAAGGCCCGGTTCGCGGCGGTCACCGTCGACGGCGGACGGCACTACAACCCGGGATGGCATCTGGCCGTCGACCTGCGCAACATGCTGCTGGTCAGCGAATGCGTGGCAAAAGCAGCGCTGCAACGCACCGAGAGCCGCGGCGGGCATACCCGCGACGACCACCCGGGGATGGACGCCAACTGGCGCAAGACCCTGTTGGTCTGCCGGGTCACGGACAGTAGCGCGGTCCCCGACATCACGATCACCCCGGAGCCTCAGACCGGGATGCGCGAGGACCTGCTGGAGCTGTTCGAGATCTCCGAACTGGAGAAGTACTACACCGACCAAGAGCTGGCGCAACATCCGGGACGGAGAGCGTAA
- a CDS encoding Hsp20/alpha crystallin family protein encodes MSTPTLWQRPFKPYSSHRFSPAFDTDRWVRDFFSPATASDWRAPAATGFRPAAEITKDGDDAVVRLELPGIDVDKDVTVELDSGHLVVRGERRDEHAETDADTNRTLREVRYGTFRRSFAVPAHVTSEAVTATYDAGVLTVRVAGVYAGTQPQSIAITK; translated from the coding sequence ATGAGCACCCCGACTCTGTGGCAACGTCCATTCAAGCCCTATTCAAGCCACCGCTTCAGCCCCGCCTTCGACACCGACCGTTGGGTCCGCGACTTCTTCAGCCCCGCCACGGCCAGCGACTGGCGGGCGCCCGCCGCGACCGGGTTCCGGCCGGCCGCCGAGATCACCAAGGATGGCGACGACGCGGTGGTCCGGCTGGAACTGCCGGGCATCGACGTCGACAAGGACGTGACGGTCGAACTCGACAGCGGTCACCTGGTGGTGCGCGGCGAACGCCGCGATGAGCACGCCGAGACCGACGCCGACACCAACCGCACGCTGCGGGAGGTGCGCTACGGCACGTTCCGCCGCTCGTTCGCGGTTCCGGCGCACGTCACCAGCGAAGCCGTGACGGCGACGTATGACGCCGGCGTACTGACGGTCCGGGTAGCGGGCGTGTACGCGGGCACTCAGCCGCAGTCCATCGCCATCACCAAGTAA